One window of the Streptomyces sp. ITFR-21 genome contains the following:
- the pflA gene encoding pyruvate formate-lyase-activating protein has product MNTRHAAAPGPSAPDPAPAGRIHSWDLSTGVDGPGTRFVLFLSGCPLRCLYCANPDTWHMRDGRRATADDVMAEIGRYAAFIGAAGGGVTLTGGEPLLQPAFTAEILRRCRAAGLHTALDTSGFLGARASDELLADTDLVLLDVKSFDVPAYRALTGGELAPTLSFATRLDRLGVPVRIRYVLVPGRTDDEAAVDGLASFAAGLGNVQQIDVLPFHKLGAAKYEALGLPFPLRDTPVPDGALVDRVRAQFRSHGLRAV; this is encoded by the coding sequence GTGAACACCCGGCACGCGGCCGCTCCGGGGCCGTCGGCCCCCGACCCGGCGCCTGCCGGCCGGATCCACTCCTGGGACCTGTCGACCGGCGTGGACGGGCCCGGCACCCGGTTCGTCCTCTTCCTCAGCGGCTGCCCGCTGCGCTGCCTGTACTGCGCCAACCCCGACACCTGGCACATGCGGGACGGGCGGCGGGCGACCGCCGACGACGTGATGGCGGAGATCGGCCGGTACGCGGCCTTCATCGGCGCTGCCGGCGGCGGCGTCACCCTCACGGGAGGAGAGCCGCTGCTCCAGCCCGCCTTCACCGCGGAGATCCTGCGCCGGTGCCGTGCGGCCGGTCTGCACACCGCCCTGGACACGTCCGGGTTCCTGGGCGCCCGCGCGAGCGACGAACTGCTCGCCGACACCGACCTGGTCCTGCTCGACGTCAAGTCCTTCGACGTACCGGCCTACCGCGCGCTCACCGGCGGCGAGCTCGCCCCCACCCTGAGCTTCGCCACGCGCCTGGACCGGCTCGGGGTCCCGGTCCGCATCCGCTACGTCCTGGTGCCCGGCCGGACCGACGACGAGGCGGCCGTGGACGGCCTCGCGTCCTTCGCGGCGGGCCTCGGGAACGTGCAGCAGATCGACGTGCTCCCCTTCCACAAACTCGGGGCCGCGAAGTACGAAGCCCTCGGTTTGCCCTTCCCGCTGCGGGACACCCCCGTACCCGACGGGGCTCTGGTGGACCGGGTGCGGGCACAGTTCCGGTCCCACGGACTGCGCGCGGTGTGA